The sequence GTACGACGAGCGTCGAGTTCAGTCCGTGATGGGCCCGGAAGCGAACGACGCCGTCAGCCGTTCTCGACGGTCACGGTCGTAACCGATACGTGGAGGTACAGCACCGGGGGCGCACCGGGGCCGATACCCAGATTGACGTTCGTGACGGATGGATCGTGGGTGAAGTCGTTGGCCGGTTGGCCGTTGATAGTGATCTGTTCGCCGATGATGCTGCCCGTCATCTTCCCGTTCCCGTTCAGCGTGATGTCGGACTCGGGCGCGTAGAGCAGTCCGACGAAGACGGCGTTCCCTCCCATAGAGACATCGCTGGCGGAGTGGACCAGCACGCGGAAGTCGTCGGGTGAGCCACCCTCGTTCGCCTCGCCGAATTCGACATCGCCCTTCACGAACACAGTAGTGGTGTTATCGCCGGTGATGGTGACGCTGTTCGGTTCGAACGAGCCGTCGACGACGAGCGAGACGTTTCCATCACTGGTGTCGATCGAGATGTCGTCGTTTTTCACGTCGCTGTCGGTGTAGTACCGCCCCGAACTGTCGATGTCCGGCGTCCAGGCCTTACAGTCGTCGGAGTCGCGGCAGTCCTGGATCTGGCTCTCGATCCGGCTATCCGCCGAGCGGTAGTTGACATCGGTTTCCGAGGGCGACGGTGGATCGCCACCGTTGGCCCGGATCCCGCCATCGGTCGTCGAGAGTACGTTGTCGAACTCCTCTTTGAACGGGGTCTGTAACTCGATCTTGGCAGTCTGCTCGGCGTGATCGTACGTCACGTCGCCGGTGGTTCGATCTTCGAAAAACGCTCCCCACGCCTCGTAGTAGTCGCTCTGAACGGTCACGGTGACACGCCCCTGCGTGAGCGGGTTGGATCGTGACGCGTTCGGATACTTCCCCTCGACCGGCGTGGTCTGTGTGATCCGGGCTGAACGGCCGGTGAAGCCATCGCTTCGAACGCGGACCAAGGGGAGCGTCAGCGTCCCCTGTCGGTAGTGGAACTCCGGGGGCGACACCATCGTGCTCCCGCTCCCGTCGCTTCGCCAGACGCCACCGCCCTGGTAGGCCATCGTCGTCCGACCGCGATCGTATCTGACGGCACCCAGAGTCTCGTTGAGAATCGTCTCGTTGCCGTGCGTGCCGTTGATGATGCGAACGGTCATGCGACCGGCGTCGTTATCGACGCTGGTCGTCCCACGACCGTTCTCCCGGAGGCTGACCCGCTGGGAGTCCGACGAGCCGTGCGCGACCAGGCTCGCCTTCGAGTCCAACTGCGTCATCGCGTGCTCCGCCTGGGCGACATCCACCGACGTAGCCGATTCGTCAATGGCGTTCGCGCCGAACACAACGACGGTTCCTGCCCCGACGAGCGTGAGCCCGACGAGAAGAATCACCGCGAGCGGCTCCGACTGTGCCTGCCGGTCTCGAACGAACCGGTACAGCCAGGGGACTCGCGACCGCGACATAGCCAGAGAAACGGCGTCAGCGCGTAAAAGGTGACTGGCCGATTTTCGCCAGCGATAGTTGGCGAGACGCTCCGGTGGCCGCTCGTTACGCGAGCAAACCTGGGACGACTCGCCGCCAGATGACGGTGAGCACCGCGACGACGAGATACACGCCACACAGCGAGGCGGCGGTGTAGAGCACCAGTTGGGTGAGCGGCAGCGACGACGACGACATGGAGACGGCGGCGCTGACGGTGTAGCCGATGGCGAGCGCGTGGTGATACCAGGTAAAAAACGAGTCGTCGGAGCGGTCAGTCAGGATATCGTCGTCGGGCGAGGCAGGCATACGTCGGGGGTCGATGTGGAGAGAGAAAAGAGGTGGGGGCACGGAATCGTTCCGGGCAGTGTCTCTACGCCCCGAAACGATTATTTGGCGTCCAGAACGTCACTCGACTATGGACCCTGCCAAGCTGATCGGGGATATCATAAGCGTGCTCACGTTCGTGGCCGTCGTGGGAGCGCTGGTCTGGCTCGTCGTTACGCAACTGATCCCGTTTTTCTAGGCGGCGGTCAGTTGAGTGATCAGCCTATTCGGAAGTGGCGCCTCGTGGCAGATATCTACTGTTGGGCACGGACACGTTCCCCGAGTAGTACGGGCCCCGAACACTTATCGGCGCACCACCACTACCACCACCTATGAGCACGGGCCGCGAAATCCGCCTGATCGAGGAGGACGAGGGCGTCTGGTCGGCCATTGACGAGGAGCTGAACGTCGCCAGCCAGGGCGAAACCCGGGAGGAAGCCTTGGAGATGCTCGATGAGGCGGTCGCGCTCCACAAAGGCGAGGCTGGCGAACCGGTCACCGACGAGGACCTTCGGGAGCTGGGCATCGACCCCGAAAACGTGCCCGACGAGACGGTGGTTCCAGACGCGCCGTGGTTTGATTCTGCGGAGTAATTGTGGTTCAAACGCGATTCGCGGGCCGAGAGATCGTGAGTGCGTTGACTGAGATGGGGTATCGCCCGGTCGACCGAACGGGAAGCCATCTCAAACTCCGATATGTCCACCCTGAGACGGGCGAGACGCGGAACGTTACTGTCCCGCTCGGCCACGAAATCGGAGGAGATACGCTTCGGAAAATCGCGGAGCAGTGCGGCGCTAACGACTTCCACGCGTGGTGTCGCTGGATCGACGAGCATCGCTGACCCGTCTCTCACTTACCTCCTCGAACGCCAGTTCGGATTCCACGCACGCCGAAGTCGGCGAGCAGGCCCGCCATCCAGCGCGGTATCGACCGCTCTTCCCATCGAGGAATTGTCCGAGGGCTAGTTATTCGACTCTCTAGGTTCAAGTTAAAGGATTACGAGTTGACGCCGTATGACCAAAAGGGGCTGGGGTAGGTAACCAACCCGCATCGTGGAAGTCAAACCTCAGAAGTATAAGAGTATGCTCCAGGTGGGGGACCACCGGTAATGAGTTCCCAGCTGGAGGAGCAAGAGAAGAAGGAGAGGCTTCAGAATATCGACCCGTACGATTTCGAGAATTTTGTCGGGGAACTCTGGGAAAAAGAGGGTTGGACGACGTCGGTTTCGCAAGACACCAACGATCAGGGCATCGACGTAATTGCCGACAAGAAGGGAACGATTGACCAGCGACTCGCCATTCAGGCGAAGCGGTACAGCGCAGGCAACAAGGTCGGACGCCCGAAGATACAGCAGTACCATTCTCTGAAGGAACAGGACACGAATGCCGACGCTGCAGTAGTCGTGACGACGAGCGGATTCACGGCCCACGCGAAAAATTGGGCGCGCGAACACAACGTCAAACTCGTCGACGGTGACGATCTCGTCGAGATGGTGGAACGTCACGGTGCTCACGACCTGCTCGATGAATACGCTCCGCCGCTGAGCGAGATCGACGAGGAGCCGACCAAATCGACATCCACTGAGCAAAGCTCTGACTCGAAGAGTTCTACCACTTCGACATCCCCAACGACGACCGGGTAGGTGAAATGGGTGGTTTTAGCGACCCTCGTCTCCGGCGCGGGGTTCGCACTTTCGATCGATCCCTCTCTATTCCCCCTATTATCGGTGAATGGCGCTGCCTATCTTGCGATGGCGGGTTGGATGACTGCTCCTGTCTTTATCTTCCTTGACGCTCTGGGACTTCATCAGAATAATGCCGATAAGAAACCGAACCGTCTGATTTGGCCGAGTATCGCATTCTGCGTCCCGGTCTTAGCGCCGCTCGCACATAATACCGTAGATAGCAACTAATCTTGTCTCACGAGGCAGCTGAAGCATACTTCGAGAGTTTTTGAGGGGAGTGTTATGACCGTGGTGAGAGAATCGACTGCTTCGAACCACCATGGAATATCAAAGAACAAACTAGAGATCTTCCCGGTAATATAGCCTACTCCTATAAGCCAGAGAATATAGTGAGAGGAATAGAGAAAAATCCACACTTTTGGGGCAGTCATGATGAGGAAACAAAAGAGTGAAAATATATCAACAAAATTCTTCACACCTTCCCACAGAAGATACCGATATCGCGTCGGGCTGCCAGGATTAATCAGCCCTAGTAAACTTGTGTCTGGTGTATTGTGACACTGATCCATAGGGAGACACGTGTCTGAAATCTATTAATATGTAGGTAGAGATACTACCACCAACGAGAGTCAATTCGGGATCGGTACTGTAGTGCGACCACTTCTGTATTAAAACGCTGAATCGTCGCGGGATCGAAATCGTCGCGAGCGTCGCGAAGGTTCTGCTCGCTCTGGATCAGATGAGTGAGTGCAGCGTCGAGAACATCGCTCGTCGGTGAGTCGTCGCTGCCGTCGGCTCTCTCGTCAGTGTTGTATATGCGGATCATCAAGTGGATGTGAAGAAATCGCGACTGCATCGCTGACTGCCACCAAGATGTCGACACCAACTTCGGCTATCTGAATTGGCGGGTGAACCGCCCAATATTATCTACATCTACGAGACGACAGTCGATGGATCCAAGCATTGCGTCCCAGTCGATACGTCCGAAATCACGCTTGGCTGCGACGACGACTGCCTTCGGGATATCCATATTTCGGAAATCTCCCATCTCAGCGTACGCGCGCCGCATATGATTGATATACGTACTCTGATTCGATGAGCGCGATGTTTCTTTAACTTCGACATACCCCTTCCGAAGTCCATTCTCATCAAGTAGGACACAGTCTGCGGTCCATTTATTTCCGGACTGCCCAACTTCGGGTTGTTTCTTGCAGATATAGCTAGTTTCTCTTGCTAAGATATTCTGAACATGCTGTTCGAAATCGTCGTATTCTGTCGAATGTGTCATAGCTTCCGATCGATTGCAGTAATGAGCTCCATCTATACGCTTCGTCGGCTTCGAATACTCGTTGATCTACTCACATTCCAGACAGCCTAGGATTATAACACTTCGTTGAATAGTGGGTTCCATGCCTGACGGGTTGCCCTCCGGTGAGCCCTCCATTAACGATCTGATCGATGAAAGCTCGCACGTAGGCGGTATCTTCTCCATGGAGTATGATGAGTGCTCAATGCTTGTTAACGACTACTGGACACGTGAAGCCGGCGGCCTCCCCCGTCATAGTCTCCTAATAGCGCGTCCAATGGTGCAAGCTGTCGATCCTGAGGAATCGGAGACTGGTACCGACGAGTGGACTGTTCCGGGAACGGAAGTAGACTCCGAGAG comes from Haloplanus sp. XH21 and encodes:
- a CDS encoding DUF7289 family protein, which translates into the protein MSRSRVPWLYRFVRDRQAQSEPLAVILLVGLTLVGAGTVVVFGANAIDESATSVDVAQAEHAMTQLDSKASLVAHGSSDSQRVSLRENGRGTTSVDNDAGRMTVRIINGTHGNETILNETLGAVRYDRGRTTMAYQGGGVWRSDGSGSTMVSPPEFHYRQGTLTLPLVRVRSDGFTGRSARITQTTPVEGKYPNASRSNPLTQGRVTVTVQSDYYEAWGAFFEDRTTGDVTYDHAEQTAKIELQTPFKEEFDNVLSTTDGGIRANGGDPPSPSETDVNYRSADSRIESQIQDCRDSDDCKAWTPDIDSSGRYYTDSDVKNDDISIDTSDGNVSLVVDGSFEPNSVTITGDNTTTVFVKGDVEFGEANEGGSPDDFRVLVHSASDVSMGGNAVFVGLLYAPESDITLNGNGKMTGSIIGEQITINGQPANDFTHDPSVTNVNLGIGPGAPPVLYLHVSVTTVTVENG
- a CDS encoding type II toxin-antitoxin system HicB family antitoxin, coding for MSTGREIRLIEEDEGVWSAIDEELNVASQGETREEALEMLDEAVALHKGEAGEPVTDEDLRELGIDPENVPDETVVPDAPWFDSAE
- a CDS encoding type II toxin-antitoxin system HicA family toxin, which gives rise to MVQTRFAGREIVSALTEMGYRPVDRTGSHLKLRYVHPETGETRNVTVPLGHEIGGDTLRKIAEQCGANDFHAWCRWIDEHR
- a CDS encoding restriction endonuclease; this translates as MSSQLEEQEKKERLQNIDPYDFENFVGELWEKEGWTTSVSQDTNDQGIDVIADKKGTIDQRLAIQAKRYSAGNKVGRPKIQQYHSLKEQDTNADAAVVVTTSGFTAHAKNWAREHNVKLVDGDDLVEMVERHGAHDLLDEYAPPLSEIDEEPTKSTSTEQSSDSKSSTTSTSPTTTG
- a CDS encoding DUF7386 family protein; translated protein: MQSRFLHIHLMIRIYNTDERADGSDDSPTSDVLDAALTHLIQSEQNLRDARDDFDPATIQRFNTEVVALQYRSRIDSRWW